One window from the genome of Amycolatopsis sp. NBC_01480 encodes:
- a CDS encoding nucleotide-binding domain-containing protein — MDEIFDALLEKLKVGDASTTIAARRAEITKALNKDFRSAEGSTANRLMVGFYGRHTAIRGVSDLDMIYILPASLRSSYSSKTGPRRMLTRVRDDLTARYPNTDIRVDQCVVRVQFTSNKFKFEVQPAFENSDGSFDYPDTKAKGWKVTKPRKEIAATKDCNGRTSTNMRHLARMARAWKDTNGVAMGGLLIDTLVDRFFSATSGYDDKGSLWFDFMVRDFFEFLMNEPDKDYYLALGSNQRVNVKKRFQPKAKKAYNRCIEAIANGGKASANKKWREVFGSAVPLEVTESARSFKDTEEFIESRYPVDISESLAIDCKVTQNGWRTASLREMLNNKTLLLPNKALDFTLTECSVSYPYDVKWKVLNRGDEAERRNNIRGEIISSNRVGNARHERTSFRGEHVVECYIIKDGIVVARDVIDVPISTNAS, encoded by the coding sequence GTGGACGAGATCTTTGACGCCCTGCTCGAGAAGCTGAAGGTCGGCGACGCCAGCACCACCATCGCCGCACGCCGCGCCGAGATCACGAAGGCGTTGAACAAGGACTTCCGGTCGGCCGAGGGCTCCACGGCGAATCGGCTCATGGTCGGCTTCTACGGCCGGCACACTGCGATCCGCGGCGTCTCAGACCTGGACATGATCTACATCCTCCCGGCCAGCCTCCGCTCGAGCTACAGCAGCAAGACCGGACCGCGGAGGATGCTCACCCGTGTTCGGGACGATCTGACCGCGCGGTACCCGAACACCGACATACGCGTCGACCAGTGCGTCGTGCGTGTGCAGTTCACAAGCAACAAGTTCAAGTTCGAGGTGCAGCCGGCATTCGAGAACAGCGATGGCAGCTTCGACTACCCTGACACGAAGGCCAAGGGCTGGAAGGTCACTAAGCCGCGCAAGGAGATTGCTGCGACAAAGGACTGCAACGGCCGTACATCGACGAACATGCGCCACCTCGCTCGGATGGCTCGGGCGTGGAAGGACACGAACGGCGTGGCGATGGGTGGCCTGCTCATCGACACGCTCGTCGACCGGTTCTTCTCGGCGACGTCCGGGTATGACGACAAGGGGAGCCTCTGGTTCGACTTCATGGTGAGGGACTTCTTCGAGTTCCTCATGAACGAGCCGGACAAGGACTACTACCTTGCGCTGGGCAGCAACCAGCGGGTGAACGTGAAGAAGCGGTTCCAGCCGAAGGCGAAGAAGGCGTACAACCGCTGCATCGAAGCCATCGCCAACGGGGGCAAGGCTTCCGCGAACAAGAAATGGCGCGAGGTGTTCGGGTCGGCGGTTCCGCTGGAGGTCACCGAGTCCGCCCGGTCGTTCAAGGACACCGAGGAGTTCATCGAGAGCCGGTACCCCGTCGACATCAGCGAGTCGCTCGCGATCGACTGCAAGGTCACGCAGAACGGATGGCGAACGGCGTCACTCCGGGAGATGCTCAACAACAAGACCTTGCTGCTCCCGAACAAGGCGCTCGACTTCACCCTGACCGAGTGCAGCGTCTCGTACCCGTATGACGTGAAGTGGAAGGTGCTGAACCGCGGAGACGAGGCCGAGCGTCGGAACAACATCCGCGGGGAGATCATCTCGTCCAACCGTGTCGGCAACGCTCGACACGAGCGAACCAGCTTCCGTGGCGAGCACGTCGTCGAGTGCTACATCATCAAGGACGGGATCGTGGTCGCACGGGACGTCATCGACGTGCCGATCAGCACCAACGCCTCTTAG
- a CDS encoding patatin-like phospholipase family protein encodes MTLRGDGSPARAVVLGGGGSVGVAWQTGLLGGLREAGVDLAEAPAIVGTSAGSLVGAMLACGRDVTDALAVLAEVGKKLDFGSLGAGSQSFLDVSRQAVFAADQRQALRAIGSAAREASTALTEDDYLGLLGTLDGVAWPAGFRCTAIDTGTGELVVWGEESGVPLLHAVAASCVVPMLFPAVTINGNRYMDGGIVDHLNASAAPPSDVVVVVSCLPLEAPGDAAGGDRSASTIKADADVAQLREKTRLVAVDPDFGDLEAPVKMMDPETAGRAFHIGRRQAEREAAAIRAAWDL; translated from the coding sequence ATGACTCTTCGAGGAGATGGTTCACCCGCCCGCGCGGTCGTTCTCGGCGGCGGCGGAAGCGTCGGCGTCGCTTGGCAGACGGGTCTGCTCGGCGGGCTGCGTGAGGCCGGCGTCGACTTGGCGGAAGCGCCGGCGATCGTGGGTACGTCGGCGGGATCCCTGGTCGGTGCGATGCTGGCCTGCGGCCGTGACGTCACCGACGCGCTCGCCGTCTTGGCGGAGGTGGGGAAGAAGCTCGATTTCGGCAGCTTGGGGGCGGGCTCGCAGAGCTTCCTGGACGTGTCGCGTCAAGCTGTCTTCGCCGCTGACCAGCGGCAAGCGTTGCGGGCGATCGGTTCTGCGGCGCGGGAAGCGTCGACCGCGCTCACCGAAGACGACTACCTCGGCCTGCTCGGAACGCTCGACGGTGTCGCGTGGCCTGCTGGATTTCGTTGTACGGCGATCGATACCGGCACCGGCGAGCTTGTCGTGTGGGGTGAAGAATCCGGTGTGCCGCTGCTGCACGCGGTCGCGGCCAGCTGTGTCGTGCCGATGCTGTTTCCTGCTGTCACGATCAACGGGAACCGCTACATGGACGGCGGAATCGTCGATCACCTGAATGCCTCGGCGGCGCCTCCGAGCGACGTTGTCGTGGTTGTGTCCTGCCTGCCGCTCGAGGCCCCGGGTGACGCGGCCGGCGGTGATCGGTCAGCTTCGACGATCAAGGCGGACGCCGACGTGGCCCAGTTGCGTGAAAAAACGCGGCTGGTGGCCGTCGACCCGGACTTCGGTGATCTTGAGGCGCCGGTGAAGATGATGGATCCGGAGACCGCGGGCCGGGCTTTTCACATCGGCAGGCGCCAGGCCGAACGTGAGGCGGCAGCGATCCGGGCTGCCTGGGACCTCTGA
- a CDS encoding helix-turn-helix domain-containing protein translates to MIDLVNELRQFGTLLREWRGRIPPADVDSSGGEGVRRTPGLRREELAELSDMSTDYIRRLEQGRSRPSLRVSKSMAGALALSPAEYEHLCILTGHAIAQPGRVNRLIGPASGGPGESRRSCSCAACRADMRKGFRHEQR, encoded by the coding sequence ATGATCGACCTCGTGAACGAGCTTCGCCAGTTCGGCACGTTGCTTCGCGAGTGGCGTGGCCGCATCCCACCCGCAGACGTCGATTCCAGCGGCGGGGAGGGTGTGCGCCGCACCCCTGGCCTGAGACGCGAAGAGCTGGCCGAGTTGAGCGACATGTCGACGGACTACATCAGACGCCTCGAGCAAGGCCGAAGCCGTCCGTCGCTCCGGGTGTCGAAGTCGATGGCCGGTGCGCTGGCCTTGTCGCCGGCCGAGTACGAGCACCTGTGCATCCTGACCGGCCACGCGATAGCACAGCCTGGGCGGGTCAACCGGCTCATCGGACCGGCCAGCGGTGGGCCTGGCGAAAGTCGACGATCCTGCTCGTGTGCGGCGTGTCGAGCGGACATGAGGAAGGGCTTCCGGCACGAGCAAAGGTGA
- a CDS encoding NF041680 family putative transposase: MKPLVDHSSCDSGRSNQGLQLISVHHAGDAGVSGQLSVLRQEFYRCLTRRADALFELTDAVLCADGPVRSVAELSLVGEHRRGHGSGYAALARGEVNVDRLRTTLASVPLPRAADGRLVLAVDVTCWLRPEAHTCPQRTLCHTYGRGKDQHIMVPGWPYSVIVALETGRSSWTAPLDAVRLTPGDNAASVTARQVRGVVDRLITAGHWAPGDPDILLVADAGYDGPRLAHVLADLPITVLTRMRSDRVLHRPVPSSAGAPATRGRPRRHGGEFAFGDPATWDEPDIVTETTTRLYGPALIRAWDRLHPRLTHRIAWASHDGALPILEGTVIRLQVQRLPSGATPKPVWLWHSRTSLDHTEVDLAWQAFLRRFDIEHTFRMLKQTLGWTTPKLRTPEQADRWTWLLLTAYTQLRLARDLTTDLRRPWEKPRPTQRLSPARVRRGFRNLRPQLACPARVPKPTRPGPGRPAGQPNHQPTPRHDVHTATSTNKQKAKRSNKTKSTNPRPRRTG; the protein is encoded by the coding sequence ATGAAGCCCTTGGTTGATCATTCCTCTTGCGACAGTGGAAGATCGAACCAAGGGCTTCAGTTGATCAGTGTGCACCACGCTGGCGATGCCGGTGTGTCCGGGCAGTTGTCGGTGTTGCGGCAGGAGTTCTATCGATGCCTGACCCGTCGGGCGGATGCGTTGTTCGAACTCACCGACGCGGTGTTGTGCGCTGACGGGCCGGTTCGGTCGGTCGCGGAGCTGTCGCTGGTCGGTGAGCATCGCCGCGGCCATGGCAGCGGTTATGCAGCACTGGCGCGCGGAGAAGTGAACGTCGACCGGTTACGCACCACGCTGGCCTCGGTGCCGCTGCCGCGTGCCGCGGATGGGCGACTGGTGCTGGCGGTGGACGTGACCTGCTGGCTGCGCCCGGAAGCACACACCTGCCCGCAGCGAACCTTGTGTCACACCTACGGCCGCGGCAAGGACCAGCACATCATGGTGCCCGGCTGGCCCTACTCGGTGATCGTGGCGTTGGAGACCGGCCGCAGTTCGTGGACCGCGCCGCTGGACGCGGTCCGGCTCACACCCGGCGACAACGCCGCGAGCGTGACCGCCCGCCAGGTCCGCGGTGTAGTGGACCGGTTGATCACCGCCGGGCACTGGGCACCGGGAGACCCGGACATCCTGCTGGTCGCCGACGCCGGCTACGACGGGCCCCGACTGGCGCATGTGCTGGCCGACCTGCCGATCACGGTGCTGACGCGGATGCGCTCGGACCGGGTCCTACACCGTCCTGTTCCCTCATCGGCCGGCGCGCCGGCCACGAGGGGCAGGCCCCGCCGACACGGCGGCGAGTTCGCCTTCGGTGACCCCGCCACCTGGGACGAACCCGACATCGTCACCGAGACCACCACCCGGCTTTACGGTCCCGCGCTGATCCGGGCCTGGGACCGGCTGCACCCACGCCTGACCCACCGCATCGCCTGGGCCAGCCACGACGGCGCGCTACCCATCCTGGAAGGCACCGTGATCCGGCTACAGGTCCAGCGTTTGCCCTCCGGCGCGACCCCGAAACCGGTGTGGCTCTGGCACTCCCGCACCAGCCTCGACCACACCGAAGTCGACTTGGCCTGGCAGGCATTCCTGCGCCGCTTCGACATCGAGCACACCTTCCGCATGCTCAAACAAACCCTCGGCTGGACCACTCCGAAACTCCGCACACCCGAGCAGGCCGACCGTTGGACCTGGCTGCTGCTCACCGCCTACACCCAACTCCGCCTCGCCCGCGACCTCACCACAGATCTGCGCCGCCCCTGGGAGAAACCCCGCCCCACCCAGCGACTCAGCCCTGCACGAGTCCGCCGAGGATTTCGGAACCTGCGCCCACAACTGGCCTGTCCCGCCCGCGTCCCGAAACCCACCCGACCCGGCCCCGGACGCCCCGCCGGACAGCCCAACCACCAGCCCACACCCCGACACGACGTCCACACCGCCACCAGCACCAACAAACAGAAAGCCAAGCGCAGCAACAAGACCAAGTCCACCAACCCACGACCCCGCCGAACAGGTTAA
- a CDS encoding amidohydrolase family protein produces MALIAIEEHWNLPELTSAVQALPEDRGDPSVMLDGLGDNLERLHDIGDARIAAMDAQGVDLQILSLAPPGTQPLEPADARTLSRRANDIAAEAVGRHPTRLRAFSTLPMADPAAAVAELERAAGLGFVGAMVYGRTGETPLDDPRYDHLFATAAALRQPIFIHPQIPTRTVRDAVYSGFDPVTDLALATFGWGWHLEAALAALRLIVRGTFDRHPDLQLVLGHWGELLLFWTDRADSLSSIAGLDRKVSDYVRSNIHVTSSGMFDPALLRHVLEVTTPDRLLFSTDYPFQRPVKADIEKFLTEFPTDEDRAKFTAGNACSLFGINL; encoded by the coding sequence GTGGCACTCATCGCGATCGAAGAACACTGGAACCTGCCCGAGCTCACCTCGGCGGTGCAGGCACTCCCGGAAGACCGCGGTGACCCGAGCGTCATGCTCGACGGGCTGGGCGACAACCTCGAGCGCCTCCACGACATCGGCGACGCCCGGATCGCGGCGATGGACGCCCAGGGCGTCGACCTGCAGATCCTCTCGCTGGCGCCACCCGGGACACAGCCGCTGGAGCCGGCGGACGCACGAACGCTGAGCAGGCGGGCCAACGACATCGCCGCCGAGGCCGTCGGCCGGCACCCCACGCGGCTGCGGGCCTTCTCCACCCTGCCAATGGCAGACCCGGCAGCCGCCGTCGCGGAGCTCGAACGCGCGGCCGGGCTCGGGTTCGTCGGAGCGATGGTCTACGGGCGGACCGGCGAGACGCCCCTTGACGACCCGCGCTACGACCACCTGTTCGCCACCGCCGCGGCCCTGCGGCAGCCGATCTTCATCCACCCGCAGATTCCCACGCGCACGGTCCGCGACGCCGTCTACAGCGGCTTCGACCCGGTGACCGATCTGGCCTTGGCGACGTTCGGCTGGGGGTGGCACCTGGAGGCCGCGCTCGCCGCGTTGCGCCTGATCGTCCGCGGCACCTTCGATCGCCACCCCGACCTGCAGCTGGTGCTCGGTCACTGGGGCGAACTGTTGTTGTTCTGGACTGACCGCGCCGACAGTCTCTCGAGCATCGCGGGGCTGGACCGGAAGGTGTCGGACTACGTCCGCTCCAACATCCACGTCACCAGTTCCGGAATGTTCGATCCCGCGCTGCTGCGTCATGTCCTGGAGGTCACGACGCCCGACCGGCTGTTGTTCTCGACCGACTATCCCTTCCAGCGGCCGGTCAAGGCGGACATCGAGAAGTTCCTCACCGAGTTCCCGACCGACGAAGACCGCGCCAAGTTCACCGCGGGCAACGCCTGCTCCCTCTTCGGTATCAACCTCTGA
- a CDS encoding patatin-like phospholipase family protein, whose amino-acid sequence MTSQRNGSPTRSVVLGGGGTVGVAWQTGLLAGLREAGIDLSAASSIVGTSAGALVGALLASGRDVTDPLAILAAVGQKVDVDTMTAGSEGFRNASRQAALAADPQQALRAIGAAVQRATTALTEADYLGLLGTLDGVVWPAGFRCTAVNTDTGEFVVWDEKSGVPLLPAVAASCVVPMLFPPVTINGVRYMDGGLLNHLNATVAPPSDLVVIVSCHPLGSPGGVFDSTRTASDIRADAEVAQLRENTRLVAVAPDFSDLEAPVNMLDPKIAAQALHIGKRQAEREAAALRAAWDASVEPGR is encoded by the coding sequence ATGACTTCTCAGCGAAATGGCTCACCCACCCGCAGTGTCGTTCTGGGCGGTGGCGGCACCGTTGGTGTCGCTTGGCAGACGGGTCTGCTCGCCGGGCTGCGTGAAGCCGGTATCGACTTGTCGGCAGCCTCGTCGATCGTCGGAACATCCGCCGGAGCCCTTGTCGGCGCGTTGCTGGCCAGCGGTCGCGACGTCACCGACCCCCTGGCCATCCTCGCGGCAGTCGGGCAGAAGGTCGACGTCGACACCATGACGGCGGGTTCGGAAGGCTTTCGGAACGCATCGCGCCAAGCCGCCCTCGCGGCCGACCCGCAGCAAGCGCTCCGAGCGATCGGTGCCGCAGTACAGCGGGCAACGACCGCGCTCACCGAAGCCGACTACCTCGGCCTGCTCGGTACACTCGACGGTGTCGTCTGGCCCGCCGGGTTTCGCTGCACGGCGGTCAACACCGATACCGGCGAATTCGTCGTGTGGGACGAGAAATCCGGTGTGCCACTGCTGCCCGCGGTCGCTGCCAGTTGCGTCGTCCCGATGCTGTTCCCGCCCGTGACCATAAACGGAGTCCGTTACATGGACGGGGGCCTCCTCAACCACCTGAACGCCACGGTGGCTCCGCCAAGCGACCTTGTCGTGATCGTGTCCTGCCATCCCCTCGGTTCTCCCGGTGGCGTATTCGACAGCACTCGGACCGCTTCGGATATCAGGGCGGACGCCGAAGTGGCGCAGTTGCGTGAAAACACCCGGCTGGTCGCCGTGGCGCCCGACTTCAGCGACCTCGAGGCGCCGGTGAACATGCTGGACCCGAAGATCGCCGCCCAGGCTCTCCACATCGGCAAGCGCCAAGCAGAACGCGAAGCGGCAGCGCTCCGGGCCGCTTGGGACGCGTCGGTCGAGCCGGGCCGGTAG
- a CDS encoding SLATT domain-containing protein, whose protein sequence is MEREEYLLAQVREAFGRVVYSHKTHEKQADICFGRYRWQQGVLVAFTAVSTGTFLASVLGTLGNQVLTSLATSFIALVVSALSLASKSFKFSEESEAHRKIASRLWDVRESYLSLIADLMSGATVPADARARRDELQEATRAAYADAPRTTSKAYGRAQDGLKHNEELTFTSREIDLFLPEALRLNEGEAGR, encoded by the coding sequence GTGGAGCGAGAGGAGTACCTGCTCGCGCAGGTCCGCGAGGCGTTCGGCCGGGTGGTCTACAGCCACAAGACCCACGAGAAGCAAGCGGACATCTGCTTCGGGCGGTACCGGTGGCAGCAGGGTGTGCTGGTCGCCTTCACGGCTGTCAGCACCGGCACGTTCCTCGCGTCCGTGCTCGGCACGCTGGGCAACCAGGTCCTGACGAGCCTCGCGACCTCGTTCATCGCCCTCGTCGTCAGCGCGCTGAGCCTCGCCTCCAAGAGCTTCAAGTTTAGCGAGGAGTCTGAGGCCCACCGCAAAATCGCCTCGCGGCTGTGGGACGTACGCGAGTCGTACCTGTCGCTGATCGCCGACCTGATGTCCGGCGCAACGGTGCCTGCGGATGCTCGTGCGCGCCGAGACGAGCTCCAGGAGGCCACGCGTGCGGCTTACGCCGACGCGCCGCGGACCACGTCCAAGGCTTACGGCCGGGCGCAGGACGGGCTCAAGCACAACGAGGAGCTGACCTTCACCTCCCGCGAGATCGACCTGTTCCTCCCCGAGGCGCTCCGTCTCAATGAAGGTGAGGCGGGACGTTGA
- a CDS encoding TetR/AcrR family transcriptional regulator — protein MTETSRDARRARTAQRILVAARQEFATRGFEGATIRGIAGAAGVDASLVMQHYGSKAALFTAAVQLPSDDVESAAEHLLEVLANRLRELPPETSALVRSMLTVPEAADTMRSYLDERVDNLARSLKGDDAHLRALITVSGILGLTITQHFLKLRAFDDASHEELLRATRGWTEYLSRDS, from the coding sequence ATGACCGAGACCTCCCGCGACGCCAGACGCGCCCGTACCGCACAGCGGATCCTCGTCGCCGCACGGCAGGAGTTCGCGACCCGCGGCTTCGAGGGCGCGACGATCCGGGGCATCGCCGGCGCGGCGGGCGTGGACGCTTCGCTGGTGATGCAGCACTACGGCTCGAAGGCGGCCCTGTTCACCGCCGCCGTTCAGCTGCCCAGCGACGACGTCGAGAGCGCCGCCGAGCACCTGCTGGAGGTCCTCGCCAACCGGCTGCGCGAACTGCCCCCGGAGACGAGCGCACTCGTCCGGTCCATGCTCACGGTGCCCGAAGCCGCCGACACGATGCGGTCCTACCTCGACGAACGCGTCGACAACCTCGCCAGGTCACTGAAGGGTGACGACGCCCACCTGCGCGCCCTGATCACCGTGAGCGGCATCCTCGGCCTGACGATCACGCAGCACTTCCTGAAGTTGCGCGCCTTCGACGACGCCTCCCACGAAGAGTTGCTGCGGGCCACGCGCGGCTGGACCGAATATTTGTCCCGCGACTCGTAG
- a CDS encoding DUF6351 family protein, with protein MAVTATAGLVVGLAASQAAAREGLRLTTVSNPNPALVSGGQVLLRATLPDDRSSVRITENGQDVTSAFHTQPDGSLLGLVTGLRDGRNTVTATTGGEHATLQVVNHSITGPVFSGPQQVPFYCQTTAFGLAPAVMPLCSAPTVVSYVYRNTAGAFAPLADPAGRPADLAAAKVGGRSVPYVVRVETGTIDRAVYQMAALYDGRDPSPFTPNTSWNDRLVYTFGGGCNAGYHQGASTAGVLNDLFLAQGYAVTSSSLNVLDNNCSSIISAEAAMMVKEHFIDTYGPVAHTIGWGGSGGAIQQYDIADAYPGILDGIVPDVTFTDPSTTLDPVVDCRLLDNFFAGAGSSFTAAQRTAVAGFRDYDSCVSWDAAFANRVTATDSCNAAIPVSATWDPVINPNGVRCNADEQLVNQLGRDPRTGFVRSTLDNVGVQYGLAALKAGQISAAQFVALNAGIGGLDYTGKPQTARTAADPRAVRTAYADDLVNSAGLGLRTTPIIDQRVDLDLAGFGNEADNIHTMEWSFAMRQRLLAANGTAANQVIIESGAAMDQSAAVTGYELNAMDRWLTAIDADHSDHGQAAKVIADKPVGLGDGCYLSATQRILAPVTDPATGPCAATYPVASNPRQVAGEPKAMNVLTCSLQPINWADYTVTFTAAEQAQLRSAFPRGVCNYRDPGVGQREPRGTWLSY; from the coding sequence ATGGCGGTGACAGCGACAGCCGGCCTGGTCGTCGGCCTCGCGGCCAGCCAGGCGGCGGCCCGCGAAGGGCTGAGGCTCACCACGGTGTCCAATCCGAATCCGGCGCTGGTCAGCGGCGGTCAGGTGCTGCTACGGGCCACGCTGCCCGACGACAGATCCAGCGTCCGGATCACCGAGAACGGGCAGGACGTCACCTCGGCGTTCCACACCCAGCCGGACGGCTCGCTGCTCGGCCTGGTCACCGGCCTGCGGGACGGCCGCAACACGGTCACGGCGACCACCGGCGGCGAGCACGCCACGCTGCAGGTGGTGAACCACTCGATCACCGGCCCGGTGTTCTCCGGGCCGCAGCAGGTGCCGTTCTACTGCCAGACGACCGCTTTCGGCCTCGCGCCCGCGGTGATGCCGCTGTGCAGCGCACCAACAGTGGTCAGCTACGTCTACCGGAACACGGCGGGCGCGTTCGCTCCGCTGGCCGACCCGGCCGGCCGTCCGGCTGACCTGGCCGCGGCGAAGGTCGGTGGGCGTTCCGTGCCGTACGTCGTCCGTGTCGAGACGGGCACCATCGACCGGGCCGTCTACCAGATGGCGGCCCTCTACGATGGCCGTGATCCGTCGCCGTTCACGCCGAACACCAGCTGGAACGATCGATTGGTTTATACCTTTGGTGGCGGTTGCAACGCCGGCTACCATCAAGGAGCCTCCACCGCCGGCGTGCTGAACGACCTGTTCCTGGCACAGGGCTATGCGGTCACGTCGTCCAGCCTGAACGTGCTGGACAACAACTGCTCCTCGATCATCTCGGCGGAGGCCGCGATGATGGTCAAGGAACACTTCATCGACACCTACGGCCCGGTCGCACACACCATCGGCTGGGGCGGATCCGGCGGTGCCATCCAGCAGTACGACATCGCCGACGCCTACCCGGGCATTCTGGACGGCATCGTGCCCGATGTCACGTTCACCGATCCGTCGACCACGCTCGATCCGGTCGTCGACTGCCGGTTGCTGGACAACTTCTTCGCCGGAGCCGGATCGTCGTTCACTGCGGCACAGCGGACGGCCGTCGCCGGGTTCCGTGACTACGACAGCTGCGTCTCGTGGGACGCGGCGTTTGCCAACAGGGTGACCGCGACCGACAGTTGTAACGCCGCGATTCCGGTGTCGGCCACGTGGGATCCGGTGATCAACCCAAACGGTGTCCGGTGCAACGCCGACGAGCAGCTGGTCAACCAGTTGGGCCGGGATCCGCGCACCGGGTTCGTACGGAGCACGCTGGACAACGTGGGTGTCCAGTACGGGCTCGCGGCGTTGAAGGCCGGTCAGATCTCGGCGGCCCAGTTCGTGGCTCTCAACGCCGGCATCGGTGGTCTCGACTACACGGGCAAGCCGCAGACGGCTCGGACAGCAGCCGATCCTCGGGCCGTGCGGACCGCGTATGCCGACGACCTGGTCAACAGCGCCGGCCTCGGGCTTCGGACCACGCCGATCATCGACCAGCGCGTCGACCTCGATCTGGCCGGCTTCGGCAACGAGGCCGACAACATCCACACCATGGAATGGTCGTTCGCGATGCGGCAACGCTTGTTGGCGGCCAATGGCACAGCCGCCAACCAGGTGATCATCGAGAGCGGTGCAGCGATGGACCAGTCCGCGGCTGTTACCGGGTACGAGCTGAACGCGATGGACCGCTGGTTGACTGCGATCGATGCCGATCACTCGGACCACGGCCAGGCGGCGAAGGTCATCGCCGACAAACCGGTCGGCCTGGGTGACGGTTGCTACCTGTCCGCGACACAGCGGATCCTCGCCCCGGTCACCGATCCTGCCACCGGTCCGTGCGCGGCGACGTATCCGGTCGCGTCCAATCCGCGGCAGGTCGCCGGAGAGCCGAAGGCGATGAACGTACTGACGTGCTCGCTGCAGCCGATCAACTGGGCTGACTACACGGTGACGTTCACGGCGGCCGAGCAGGCGCAGTTGCGGTCCGCGTTCCCGCGCGGTGTCTGCAACTACCGTGACCCCGGCGTCGGGCAGCGTGAGCCGCGCGGGACCTGGCTCAGTTACTGA
- the ltrA gene encoding group II intron reverse transcriptase/maturase, translated as MSAGQASSAAVGSIRDPVRALQHVLYRSAKADPGRRFHALRDKVYRRDVLWRAWVAVRRNDGAPGIDGTTLADVEEYGIDRLLDEVAEDLRKGRWRPLPARRVLIPKPGTGERRPLSIPSVRDRVVQAALKIVLEPIFEADFLPCSFGFRPRRSAHDALQVLIDESWQGKRWLVETDIAECFSAIPHEKLMQVIEERVSDQGVLKLLRVMLRAGVMEDGVVRREASGTPQGGPASPLLCNAYLHRLDRAWDAGEHGVLVRYCDDLVVMCQSREQAEAALSRLTVLLGELGLEPKAAKTRIVHLVEGGQGLDFLGFHNRLVRGRTPRSAHLIFLARWPARKAVQHARDRIRSITARPRLLVPVEQIVDELNVFLRGWAGYFRYGNSALVLGQIRNYALTRLALWLSKRGNRRRAWGWGMTQVLLSPNHMGLISLDGIVVPPRPFRAWKR; from the coding sequence GTGAGTGCCGGTCAGGCTAGTTCCGCCGCAGTGGGGTCCATCAGAGACCCGGTCCGTGCCTTGCAGCATGTGCTTTACCGGTCGGCCAAGGCTGATCCGGGACGACGGTTCCACGCGCTGCGGGACAAGGTCTATCGCAGAGACGTCCTGTGGCGGGCGTGGGTCGCGGTGCGCCGCAATGACGGCGCTCCGGGCATCGATGGGACCACTCTGGCCGATGTCGAGGAGTACGGCATTGATCGACTCTTGGACGAAGTGGCCGAGGACCTGAGGAAGGGGCGGTGGCGGCCGTTGCCGGCCCGGCGGGTGCTGATTCCCAAGCCCGGGACGGGTGAACGTCGTCCGCTGTCGATTCCTTCGGTCCGGGACCGTGTCGTGCAGGCCGCGTTGAAGATCGTGCTCGAGCCGATCTTCGAGGCCGATTTTCTGCCGTGCAGCTTCGGGTTCCGCCCGAGACGGTCGGCGCACGATGCCCTGCAGGTGCTCATTGACGAGTCGTGGCAGGGCAAGCGGTGGTTGGTCGAGACGGACATCGCTGAGTGCTTTTCGGCGATTCCGCATGAGAAGTTGATGCAAGTGATCGAGGAACGCGTCAGCGACCAGGGTGTCTTGAAGCTGCTGCGCGTGATGCTGCGCGCGGGAGTGATGGAGGACGGGGTGGTGCGCCGTGAGGCGTCCGGAACCCCGCAGGGTGGTCCGGCATCACCGTTGCTGTGTAACGCATATCTGCACCGGTTGGACCGGGCATGGGATGCGGGCGAGCACGGTGTGCTGGTGCGCTACTGCGATGACCTGGTGGTGATGTGCCAGTCACGGGAGCAGGCCGAGGCCGCGTTGTCGCGGTTGACGGTCTTGCTGGGCGAGCTGGGGTTGGAACCCAAGGCCGCCAAGACCCGCATTGTGCATCTGGTCGAGGGGGGACAGGGGCTGGACTTCCTGGGCTTCCACAATCGGCTGGTGCGCGGGCGGACTCCCCGGTCGGCGCATCTGATCTTCCTCGCTCGCTGGCCCGCACGTAAGGCGGTCCAGCATGCCCGGGATCGGATCCGGTCCATCACGGCCCGGCCCCGGCTGCTGGTGCCGGTCGAGCAGATCGTGGATGAACTGAACGTGTTCCTCCGCGGCTGGGCGGGATATTTCCGTTACGGGAACTCCGCTTTGGTGCTCGGCCAGATCAGGAACTATGCCCTGACCCGGCTCGCGTTGTGGTTGTCCAAACGGGGCAACCGCCGCCGGGCGTGGGGATGGGGCATGACCCAGGTTCTGTTGTCTCCGAACCATATGGGTCTGATCAGCCTCGATGGGATCGTCGTCCCGCCCAGGCCCTTCCGGGCCTGGAAACGCTGA